From one Candidatus Schekmanbacteria bacterium RIFCSPLOWO2_02_FULL_38_14 genomic stretch:
- a CDS encoding adenylyltransferase: MDFSEEQIERYSRQIILPEIGGKGQKKLLNSKVLIIGAGGLGSPSSMYLAAAGVGKIGIADSDVVDLSNLQRQILHKTENINRKKVDSALDTLKGINPDIEVVPLNIRIDSKNIIDIIDEYDIVVDGSDNFPTKFLINDACVMKKKPLSIAGILRFMGQILTVVPGKSACYRCVFEKPPEPGSIPSCREAGVIGAVGGLVGMIQATEVIKMLLGIGKLIDGIMIVETIGMTLRKIKIHPNKSCPVCGENPTITALEDYELVCERRED, encoded by the coding sequence ATGGATTTTAGTGAAGAACAGATAGAGCGTTACAGCAGACAAATTATCCTTCCTGAAATCGGAGGCAAAGGACAGAAAAAGCTCCTTAATTCGAAGGTGCTTATAATAGGTGCCGGAGGGCTCGGTTCGCCATCTTCAATGTATCTTGCAGCAGCAGGCGTTGGAAAGATTGGAATTGCAGACAGTGATGTTGTTGACCTCAGCAATCTTCAGAGGCAGATTTTACATAAAACTGAAAATATTAACAGAAAGAAAGTTGATTCGGCGTTGGATACTTTAAAAGGGATTAATCCTGATATTGAAGTAGTTCCTTTAAATATCAGAATAGATTCAAAAAATATTATTGATATTATTGATGAGTATGATATCGTAGTTGATGGGAGCGACAATTTCCCTACTAAATTTTTGATAAATGATGCCTGTGTTATGAAAAAAAAACCTTTGAGCATTGCAGGCATATTGCGTTTTATGGGACAGATTCTCACCGTTGTCCCCGGAAAATCTGCCTGCTACCGCTGTGTATTTGAGAAACCGCCTGAACCCGGTTCTATACCTTCATGCCGTGAAGCCGGCGTAATCGGCGCTGTTGGAGGATTAGTGGGTATGATTCAGGCTACTGAGGTTATAAAGATGTTGCTTGGAATAGGAAAGTTAATTGACGGAATAATGATAGTTGAAACTATTGGAATGACATTGAGAAAGATTAAAATCCATCCCAATAAATCCTGCCCTGTATGCGGTGAAAACCCAACAATCACCGCACTTGAGGACTATGAATTGGTTTGTGAAAGGCGAGAGGATTGA
- a CDS encoding ABC transporter: MISLDCLTKYYGNFQALKKITLNISKGEFLGFLGPNGAGKTTTIKILTGLAKPSDGRVTIGGFDVVREPLKTKSIVGYIPDNPYLYEKLTGREMLRLVGVIYKMNNVNIEKKSEGFFEMFGLSQYGNELIESYSHGMKQKLAISMALIHEPRVLVVDEPMVGLDPQGAKIVRELFRGLSRNGTTIFMSTHIMEEAEKLCDRIGIIAKGELVAGGTIKELWEKSNQKDGRLEEIFLELTDTVTS, encoded by the coding sequence TTGATTAGCCTTGACTGTCTCACAAAGTATTATGGAAATTTTCAAGCCTTAAAGAAAATCACCCTTAATATTTCAAAAGGGGAGTTTTTAGGGTTTTTAGGTCCTAACGGTGCAGGCAAAACAACAACAATTAAGATATTAACAGGGCTTGCAAAGCCATCAGATGGCAGAGTTACAATAGGTGGTTTTGATGTCGTCAGAGAACCATTAAAGACAAAAAGCATTGTTGGATATATTCCTGATAATCCATATCTGTATGAAAAATTAACAGGAAGGGAAATGCTGCGGCTTGTCGGAGTTATATATAAGATGAATAATGTTAATATTGAAAAAAAATCTGAGGGGTTTTTTGAGATGTTTGGGTTGTCTCAGTACGGAAATGAGCTTATTGAGAGTTATTCCCATGGAATGAAACAGAAACTGGCAATAAGCATGGCATTAATCCACGAACCAAGGGTCCTTGTTGTTGATGAACCGATGGTTGGTCTTGACCCTCAGGGGGCAAAAATAGTCAGGGAATTGTTCAGAGGGCTTAGCAGAAATGGAACAACCATATTCATGTCAACTCATATAATGGAGGAAGCAGAGAAGCTGTGCGACAGAATAGGAATCATAGCTAAAGGAGAATTGGTAGCTGGCGGAACAATTAAAGAGCTGTGGGAAAAATCAAACCAGAAAGATGGCAGGCTTGAAGAGATTTTTCTGGAGCTTACAGACACTGTCACAAGTTAA
- a CDS encoding antitoxin, whose product MKKTVLGAEEKDILESYERGEWRPIKNPKAEIKKLREYARNTLQKDKRINIRMSSKDLNQVQVIAAQEGIPYQTLISSIIHKYVSGYLLEKKRA is encoded by the coding sequence ATGAAAAAAACGGTTTTAGGCGCTGAAGAAAAAGATATTTTAGAGTCTTACGAGCGCGGAGAATGGAGACCCATCAAAAATCCAAAGGCTGAGATTAAGAAGCTGCGGGAATATGCAAGGAATACACTGCAAAAAGACAAGAGAATAAATATTAGAATGTCGTCAAAGGATTTGAATCAAGTACAGGTTATCGCTGCTCAGGAGGGCATTCCTTACCAGACGCTGATATCCAGCATCATTCATAAATATGTATCAGGATATTTATTAGAGAAAAAGAGAGCTTAA
- a CDS encoding molybdopterin synthase sulfur carrier subunit — MSVKVRIPTPLRKLTGDKSLVECDGKNIGELIEELEKNFKGIKQRLCEEDGNIRRFINIYLNDEDIRFMEGKDTQLKDGDEVSIVPAIAGGSRGIRCLT, encoded by the coding sequence ATGAGTGTTAAGGTTAGGATTCCAACTCCTTTAAGAAAACTTACAGGAGATAAATCTCTGGTTGAATGTGATGGGAAAAACATAGGTGAGTTGATTGAGGAGCTTGAAAAAAACTTCAAGGGAATAAAGCAGAGGCTGTGTGAGGAGGATGGAAACATCAGAAGATTTATTAACATATATCTTAATGATGAAGATATCCGTTTTATGGAAGGGAAGGATACCCAGCTTAAAGACGGTGATGAGGTATCCATTGTTCCGGCAATTGCAGGAGGCAGCAGGGGAATAAGATGTCTAACTTAA
- a CDS encoding toxin, with translation MKVFRWDNEKNEWLKENRGISFEQVVILMEREDVLETIEHPNQNKYLGQKIATVKVDDYAYLVPYVQESDEIFLKTIIPSRKATNKYAREQK, from the coding sequence GTGAAGGTTTTTCGATGGGATAATGAGAAGAATGAATGGTTAAAGGAAAACCGAGGAATTAGTTTTGAGCAAGTCGTTATTCTGATGGAACGTGAGGATGTTCTTGAAACAATTGAACACCCAAATCAAAATAAGTATTTGGGTCAAAAGATCGCAACAGTCAAGGTTGATGATTATGCCTACCTCGTTCCTTATGTTCAAGAAAGTGATGAAATATTCTTAAAAACCATTATCCCCAGCAGAAAAGCCACAAACAAATATGCGAGGGAACAAAAATGA
- a CDS encoding FeS-binding protein, translating into MSNLKVKLRFSGDIIKEPVIYRLCHEFKVITNIRRALIEERSGWIDFELTGEMDEIERAIEWLEKLDIRVDPIEGDVVE; encoded by the coding sequence ATGTCTAACTTAAAAGTCAAATTAAGGTTTTCAGGGGATATAATAAAAGAGCCTGTCATATACCGCCTCTGTCACGAATTTAAAGTAATAACAAATATCCGCAGGGCTTTGATTGAGGAGAGGAGCGGATGGATTGACTTTGAGCTGACAGGTGAGATGGATGAGATAGAAAGAGCAATTGAATGGCTGGAAAAACTTGACATCAGAGTTGACCCGATTGAAGGGGACGTTGTTGAATAA
- a CDS encoding threonine synthase has protein sequence MDKVKGLICRECGSEYPADPIHVCEFCFGPLEVNYNYENIKKKLTRKEIEKGPKSLWRYIDLLPVKGDALVGSNAGFTPMVKAKNLGNKLGLDELYLKNDTVNHPTLSFKDRVVAIALTKAKEFGFDTVACASTGNLANSVAAHAAEAGLKCYVFIPGDLEAGKVLGSLVYNPTLVAVNGNYDDVNRLCSEIAGEYRWAFVNINIRPYYAEGSKTLAYETAEQLGWRAPDQVVVPVASGSLLTKIWKGFKEFQMLGIIKELHTVVNGAQAYGCSPVAAAFKAGTEFIKPVKPNTIAKSIAIGNPADGYYSLKAVKESKGVFETVTDDEAVEGIKLLAATEGIFAETAGGVTVATLKKLAEAGKIKKRDMTVAYITGNGLKTQEAVVNSLSSPLKIEPHLSDFQEKLNKLES, from the coding sequence ATGGATAAGGTAAAGGGATTGATATGCAGGGAATGCGGCAGTGAATATCCTGCAGACCCAATCCACGTGTGCGAATTCTGTTTCGGACCATTAGAGGTAAATTATAATTATGAGAATATAAAGAAGAAATTAACGAGAAAAGAAATTGAAAAGGGTCCAAAGAGCCTGTGGAGATACATAGACCTATTGCCAGTCAAGGGAGATGCTCTGGTTGGTTCCAACGCCGGATTTACCCCGATGGTAAAGGCAAAAAACCTTGGGAATAAACTCGGGCTTGATGAACTCTATTTAAAGAATGATACAGTAAACCATCCGACCCTTTCATTCAAGGACAGAGTGGTTGCAATAGCTCTGACAAAAGCTAAGGAGTTTGGTTTTGATACAGTTGCCTGCGCTTCAACCGGAAATCTTGCGAATTCTGTCGCTGCGCATGCTGCTGAGGCAGGGCTTAAATGCTATGTTTTTATCCCGGGAGATTTGGAAGCAGGAAAAGTACTTGGAAGCTTGGTCTACAATCCAACTCTTGTTGCGGTTAACGGGAACTATGATGATGTAAACCGGTTATGCAGTGAGATAGCAGGAGAGTACAGGTGGGCATTTGTAAATATAAATATAAGACCATATTATGCTGAAGGCTCAAAAACACTTGCCTATGAAACAGCAGAGCAGCTTGGCTGGAGAGCCCCTGACCAGGTTGTTGTTCCTGTTGCTTCTGGTTCTCTTCTTACAAAGATATGGAAGGGATTCAAGGAATTTCAGATGCTCGGGATAATAAAAGAACTTCATACAGTAGTCAATGGAGCGCAGGCATATGGATGCTCTCCTGTTGCTGCAGCATTTAAGGCAGGGACTGAATTCATAAAACCTGTCAAACCAAATACAATTGCAAAATCCATTGCAATCGGCAACCCTGCGGATGGGTACTATTCGCTTAAGGCGGTAAAGGAGAGCAAGGGAGTTTTTGAGACAGTAACTGATGATGAGGCGGTTGAGGGAATTAAGCTTCTTGCTGCAACAGAGGGAATATTTGCAGAAACAGCAGGAGGTGTAACTGTTGCAACCCTTAAAAAACTTGCAGAGGCGGGGAAGATAAAAAAGAGAGATATGACAGTTGCGTACATAACAGGTAATGGTCTTAAGACACAGGAAGCGGTTGTAAACTCTTTATCATCGCCTTTAAAAATAGAGCCGCATCTGAGTGATTTTCAGGAGAAGTTGAATAAGCTGGAAAGTTAG
- a CDS encoding non-canonical purine NTP pyrophosphatase, RdgB/HAM1 family: MYIIIATNNQGKAKEIKKFYKNLGINFLSLKDFPEIKKIPEQFKTYKENALKKARTISELTETIALADDSGIEIDALDGKPGVHSARFGGKKISDKERNQKILKLLKNIPVSSRKAKFICVIAVAMPDRKFYIVKSICRGVITKELKGKSGFGYDPIFLIPKYNKTFAEMDVNLKNKISHRGKALKKAEKILRMLSER; this comes from the coding sequence ATGTATATTATAATAGCTACTAATAATCAAGGGAAAGCAAAAGAAATAAAAAAGTTTTATAAAAATCTTGGAATAAATTTTCTCTCCCTGAAAGACTTTCCGGAAATAAAAAAAATTCCAGAACAATTTAAAACATATAAAGAAAATGCACTCAAGAAAGCCAGAACAATTTCTGAATTGACAGAAACAATTGCTTTGGCTGATGATTCAGGAATTGAGATAGATGCTCTTGATGGAAAACCAGGGGTTCATTCTGCAAGATTTGGTGGCAAAAAAATTTCAGATAAAGAAAGAAATCAGAAAATCCTTAAGCTTTTAAAAAATATTCCTGTAAGTTCAAGAAAAGCAAAATTTATCTGTGTTATTGCAGTAGCAATGCCCGACAGAAAATTTTATATTGTAAAAAGTATTTGCAGAGGAGTTATAACAAAAGAGTTAAAAGGAAAATCCGGCTTTGGCTATGACCCGATATTTCTTATCCCAAAATATAACAAAACCTTTGCAGAAATGGATGTTAACCTAAAAAACAAAATCAGCCACAGGGGAAAGGCATTAAAGAAGGCTGAAAAGATTTTAAGAATGCTGTCTGAAAGATGA